GGGAGACCATAAAACAACTACCACATTTTGTCAGATTCATAAATCATCCTCTCTACCGTCAGTTTTTGGTAGAGAGGTTCTAGCCTGCCGTTATCGCACCAGTCGGATATTTTTTTGCTCACTGGTTAACCGCTACGGCGAATCCGTTTTGCTCTGACTCTTCACTCATCTTAAGATTATTGTCGCGAGCAAAAGATATCAGAAACTCATAACCCTTCGGATTGATTTCCCGGAGTTCAGGTTCTATTACCAGAGATTTCATTCCCGTCAGGAAACTGACATAAACATACGGAGAAAACTGCTGGCGACGGCCTGGTCCTACCGTGGTCATACAACCACAGAGACGCTCCGCCCAGTCACGCGGACGAAAGGTTTGACCACGAGCAGTGACACCTTGAATAACAAGACGTTGGGCTTTAGTTTGGGAAAGCATGTTGAACTCCTTACAGTTAGGAAAATTTGATTAAACGGATAAGGTGTGTTGAAGTTACGCGAATCCGTTGATTTAGTATTTTTACTTTGTAAGTGTCTATTACCCTGGGGATATACTAGACACTATAGGTGGTAGTCCTTACTATATAAGGGATAACCCTTACTTGAAATAAAGTTTACACGCATATTTTTTTTTGTCAAGACCTGATCCAGGTATTTT
This region of Gammaproteobacteria bacterium genomic DNA includes:
- a CDS encoding conserved hypothetical protein (Evidence 4 : Unknown function but conserved in other organisms); protein product: MLSQTKAQRLVIQGVTARGQTFRPRDWAERLCGCMTTVGPGRRQQFSPYVYVSFLTGMKSLVIEPELREINPKGYEFLISFARDNNLKMSEESEQNGFAVAVNQ